In the genome of Gloeotrichia echinulata CP02, one region contains:
- a CDS encoding ShlB/FhaC/HecB family hemolysin secretion/activation protein encodes MQTANWPNLIWCLLQLSLFVLTINIKSVSANPTHKKSFFIFQPATKTLAFAPLQLAEPISVPSSLVRDLSEGLNNKKRQLEVIFSQHHDAADFGNAQIINVAQVPTPAIQIPRPPQEPRDEKFPSTLPQPANLQSPTPENTQQESLCPKTSNDGGQENSSILNQITVTEFKFLDGKYPFKGNQALTLEYLKKLTQPYLNQPISLEKLLSISSEIAKHYSGKEGEEYATSGAIVDIPTETQNTCRGSVIIRVIEGELKDIKVTFFDPNKKNPAEISTKLNPEYVRSRLALAASKPLNIKKLQEALQLLQINPLIKSVTARLSSGINPGESILEVQIQEANSFSTALTIDNGRTPSVSSLERRAFVREANFLGIGDRLSFGYTNTDGSNSFDASYTLPLNPREGTLSFTYSNSENRVIEPPFNDINKDGNGEDIKSSSRSYELTLRQPLTRKIMTIKNNNSTSQSTFAELALGLTASLRESQTTLLDIPFPLSAGADNNGVTRIFALRFFQDWSQQNAQGVIAFRSQFNFGFHAFDSTINEQIPGLKEVISDSRFFSWLGQALWLNLLGEDKYKLLRLRANVQLADRALPSAEQITFGGLGSVRGYRQDILQTDNGVFVTGEVELPVLYAFNNTAVLQVIPFVDYGISWNSSGNANPSPNSLAALGFGLQWRQGNNFTARFDWGIPLISAESRGRTWQENGLYFSVQWNPF; translated from the coding sequence ATGCAAACAGCTAATTGGCCTAATCTTATTTGGTGTTTGTTGCAATTAAGTTTATTTGTCTTAACTATAAATATCAAAAGTGTTTCAGCAAATCCCACTCATAAAAAATCATTTTTTATTTTCCAACCAGCTACTAAAACTCTAGCATTTGCTCCGCTGCAATTGGCAGAACCAATATCTGTGCCTTCCTCCCTAGTAAGAGATTTGAGTGAGGGCTTAAATAACAAAAAAAGACAATTAGAGGTGATTTTCAGTCAACATCATGACGCTGCTGATTTTGGAAATGCACAAATCATCAATGTTGCTCAAGTTCCTACCCCTGCTATTCAAATTCCGAGACCGCCACAGGAACCAAGGGACGAAAAGTTTCCTTCTACTTTACCACAACCAGCAAACTTACAATCTCCTACACCAGAAAATACACAACAAGAATCTTTATGTCCTAAAACCTCTAATGATGGAGGTCAAGAAAATAGTTCTATTTTGAATCAGATTACTGTTACAGAATTTAAGTTTTTGGATGGAAAATATCCTTTCAAGGGAAATCAGGCTCTGACACTCGAATATTTAAAAAAACTTACTCAACCTTACTTAAATCAGCCTATTTCTTTAGAAAAATTACTTTCGATATCTTCGGAAATAGCAAAACATTACTCTGGTAAAGAAGGTGAAGAATATGCAACCTCTGGTGCAATTGTTGATATTCCCACTGAAACCCAAAATACTTGCAGAGGTTCAGTCATTATTCGAGTTATAGAAGGGGAATTAAAAGATATAAAAGTTACATTCTTTGACCCAAATAAAAAGAATCCGGCAGAAATTTCGACTAAACTGAATCCTGAGTATGTGCGCTCGCGTTTGGCACTTGCAGCATCAAAGCCGTTAAATATTAAGAAACTGCAAGAAGCCTTACAACTGCTGCAGATTAACCCTCTAATTAAATCAGTGACTGCTCGCTTATCATCTGGTATAAATCCGGGCGAAAGTATTTTAGAAGTTCAGATACAAGAGGCAAATTCTTTCAGCACTGCACTGACTATTGATAATGGTCGCACGCCCAGTGTGAGTAGTTTGGAACGTAGAGCATTTGTCAGGGAAGCTAATTTTCTGGGGATAGGCGATCGCCTCAGTTTTGGTTACACTAATACAGATGGTAGTAATAGCTTTGATGCCAGTTACACTTTACCGCTTAATCCTCGTGAGGGGACACTCAGTTTCACCTACAGCAATAGTGAAAATCGGGTGATTGAACCTCCATTTAATGATATTAATAAAGATGGGAATGGTGAAGACATTAAATCATCATCTCGCTCTTATGAATTAACTCTGCGTCAGCCCCTCACTCGCAAAATTATGACGATAAAAAATAATAATTCAACGTCACAATCAACTTTTGCAGAATTAGCATTGGGGTTGACAGCTTCTTTGAGAGAAAGTCAAACAACTTTATTAGATATTCCTTTTCCTCTTTCAGCAGGGGCTGATAACAATGGAGTGACGCGCATTTTTGCACTCAGGTTTTTTCAGGACTGGAGTCAGCAAAATGCACAAGGGGTGATTGCTTTTCGCTCACAATTTAACTTTGGTTTTCATGCTTTTGATTCTACTATCAATGAACAAATTCCCGGACTGAAAGAAGTCATTTCCGATAGTCGCTTTTTTTCTTGGCTAGGACAAGCATTATGGTTAAATTTGCTGGGTGAGGATAAATATAAATTACTCAGATTACGTGCTAATGTTCAATTAGCAGATCGAGCGCTTCCATCTGCTGAACAGATAACATTTGGAGGTTTGGGGAGTGTACGCGGCTATCGCCAAGATATTTTACAAACTGACAACGGAGTTTTTGTCACAGGTGAAGTTGAATTACCTGTTTTATATGCTTTCAATAATACAGCAGTTTTACAAGTTATTCCTTTTGTTGATTACGGTATAAGTTGGAATAGTTCTGGTAATGCAAATCCCAGTCCTAATTCTTTAGCAGCTTTAGGTTTTGGCTTACAGTGGCGACAAGGTAATAATTTTACTGCCCGTTTTGATTGGGGTATTCCTTTAATATCAGCAGAGTCAAGAGGTAGAACATGGCAAGAAAATGGTCTTTACTTTTCCGTTCAGTGGAATCCTTTTTAA
- a CDS encoding GDYXXLXY domain-containing protein, translating to MESNSSEPNKSNKTLSPEAEFSKTLTFRDYLIATEQKANQPLPLWRLVVPLLIQTAIIMGIPTQAMYTDIAGKTVILQSAAVDPDDVVQNYSLNLDYNISRPERLKKLPGWERLLEQNRGRNRQLAQGTNLYVVLQEQQTFSRGVPKAWRPVRVSSDRPTNLPNNQVALKGVYRDGFIAYGVETYYIPEQQRERISQDISRDLESRNGERQPIVVKVKVDPQGNAVPISLWVRDRNYRF from the coding sequence ATGGAAAGTAATTCTTCTGAACCGAATAAATCCAATAAAACCCTGTCTCCCGAAGCAGAATTCTCTAAAACCCTAACTTTTCGAGATTACCTAATTGCCACTGAACAAAAGGCAAATCAACCCCTACCTTTGTGGCGTCTAGTGGTTCCCCTGTTAATTCAAACAGCAATCATTATGGGGATACCAACGCAAGCTATGTATACAGACATCGCAGGTAAGACAGTCATTTTGCAAAGTGCAGCTGTAGACCCTGACGATGTGGTGCAAAATTACTCGCTCAATCTTGATTATAACATATCCCGTCCCGAAAGACTAAAAAAACTTCCTGGTTGGGAGCGATTACTAGAGCAAAATCGTGGGAGAAACAGACAATTGGCACAAGGAACCAATTTGTATGTGGTTTTGCAAGAACAACAAACCTTTAGCCGTGGCGTACCAAAAGCTTGGCGCCCGGTGCGAGTGAGTAGCGATCGCCCCACAAACCTACCTAACAATCAGGTAGCCTTAAAAGGTGTGTATCGGGATGGCTTCATCGCCTATGGCGTCGAAACATATTATATCCCAGAACAGCAACGCGAGCGGATTAGTCAAGATATCTCCCGTGATTTAGAAAGCCGCAACGGAGAAAGACAACCGATAGTAGTCAAAGTCAAAGTTGATCCTCAAGGTAATGCTGTACCTATTAGTTTATGGGTACGCGATCGCAATTATCGGTTTTAG
- a CDS encoding MASE1 domain-containing protein — MYSSLAELSRHLASTANAVTPVWPSDGLAVGVTLLYGNGMLPGVFLGSFLANIAAFWNLNSWVTLLISVLAVLGIAAGTTLGTWLGTSLLRRATRQRYPFNRVADSIKFLIYAGLISPIVNATIGVSILVFAQKVPQSAYHSIWPIWWISNVAGILILTPVILSWSDWIQSQKFSFNPKYFNFSHIVRWLMVWNIKGIEALVLIGFIFLIGKASFWNNYPLAYMLIPLLVWSAFRFGQPGTTLTMFLISAIAILGTVRGLGTFTKADLNQSLIALQSFIAVVVFTSLILVAVLSERMQAELQLKKAFSELQVSNTALAKHSQELAENNHWLEQTLQELGRTQAQMIQGEKMSALGNLIAGVAHEINNPVGFLEGNIQPAIDYIKDLLGLVDLYQKQYPQNNVVIQNEIETIDLEFLRQDLPKLIYSMNEGVNRIKAISTSLRTFSRADNARPVPFNLHQGLDSTILILQHRLRANEKRSAIDIITNYGDIPPVECYAGQMNQVFMNILANAIDALDDSCEGLSFEETKKNPRQITITTGLSHDQQCVVIRLKDNGIGMSEDVKAKIFDALFTTKGVGKGTGLGLAIAHQIVVEKHNASLEVDSALGQGSEFIITLPVKFLAVN; from the coding sequence ATGTACTCTAGTTTAGCTGAACTTTCGCGGCATCTTGCTTCTACTGCCAATGCTGTTACCCCTGTTTGGCCTTCTGATGGACTAGCCGTCGGCGTCACATTACTTTATGGTAATGGGATGCTACCTGGTGTATTTTTAGGGTCTTTTTTAGCAAATATTGCGGCATTTTGGAACCTAAATAGTTGGGTGACTTTGCTGATTTCAGTCTTGGCTGTTTTGGGAATCGCCGCAGGAACGACTCTGGGAACCTGGCTTGGCACATCTTTATTACGTCGAGCCACTCGACAACGCTACCCATTTAATCGGGTTGCTGACAGTATTAAATTTCTGATTTATGCTGGGTTAATCAGTCCGATTGTGAATGCAACTATAGGCGTGTCAATATTGGTTTTTGCCCAAAAAGTTCCCCAGTCCGCCTATCACAGTATTTGGCCTATCTGGTGGATTTCCAATGTTGCGGGTATCTTGATTCTGACTCCTGTTATTCTCAGTTGGAGCGACTGGATTCAATCCCAAAAATTCAGTTTCAATCCTAAATACTTCAATTTTTCTCACATCGTCAGATGGCTGATGGTGTGGAATATCAAGGGGATAGAGGCTTTAGTTTTAATTGGCTTTATCTTCTTAATTGGTAAGGCATCATTTTGGAACAATTACCCTTTAGCGTATATGCTGATTCCCTTATTAGTTTGGTCAGCATTTCGCTTTGGTCAACCGGGAACAACCCTGACCATGTTTCTGATTTCGGCGATCGCTATTTTAGGAACTGTGCGCGGATTGGGTACTTTTACCAAAGCCGACCTGAATCAATCATTAATAGCGTTGCAATCCTTCATTGCGGTGGTTGTGTTTACATCTCTAATTTTGGTCGCCGTTTTATCAGAACGAATGCAAGCGGAATTACAATTAAAGAAAGCATTTAGCGAATTACAGGTTTCTAACACGGCTTTAGCAAAACATAGTCAAGAATTGGCTGAAAATAACCACTGGCTTGAACAAACATTGCAAGAATTGGGAAGAACTCAAGCCCAAATGATCCAAGGTGAAAAAATGTCCGCATTGGGTAATTTGATAGCAGGTGTTGCCCATGAGATTAACAATCCCGTAGGATTTCTAGAGGGGAATATTCAACCTGCAATAGATTATATAAAAGACTTGCTCGGATTAGTTGATCTATATCAGAAACAATATCCTCAGAATAATGTCGTCATTCAAAATGAAATCGAAACTATAGATTTAGAATTTCTGCGCCAAGATTTACCCAAGTTAATCTATTCCATGAATGAAGGAGTTAATCGGATTAAAGCGATTAGCACTAGTCTTCGCACCTTCTCCCGTGCTGATAATGCTCGTCCCGTTCCCTTCAATCTTCATCAGGGCTTAGATAGTACGATTTTAATTCTCCAGCATCGACTCAGGGCAAATGAAAAACGCTCTGCCATTGACATTATTACCAATTATGGCGACATTCCCCCGGTTGAATGCTATGCTGGACAAATGAACCAGGTGTTTATGAACATTTTGGCAAATGCGATTGATGCTTTGGATGATTCTTGTGAGGGGCTAAGTTTTGAGGAGACCAAAAAAAATCCCCGACAAATTACGATAACTACTGGACTCTCGCATGATCAACAGTGCGTGGTGATTCGCTTAAAAGATAACGGTATAGGAATGTCGGAGGACGTGAAAGCGAAGATTTTTGACGCTTTGTTCACAACAAAAGGAGTCGGTAAAGGCACAGGTTTGGGATTAGCGATCGCCCATCAAATTGTGGTAGAAAAACACAATGCTTCACTGGAGGTAGACTCCGCCCTTGGTCAAGGTTCTGAATTTATCATCACCCTCCCGGTCAAGTTTCTGGCTGTCAATTGA
- a CDS encoding CHAT domain-containing protein — protein MARKWSLLFRSVESFLRLTSRILTILWRGWGYSRLVVVMLLGIFILTAGMPVVLSQMTGASQIAQSFGKKQKSGFQDIKNQIQEVKKLQNEGLYYTACKTLIATVLPFYAGLTCDDLEQKYWQEIKNKIDAQNNDTQVIIWFYFGEIMRVIGDLEKSEEALNKGLKVAKNLSSEQQAVIYLSLANTFRAKGNLERDRRSSPVYDYMPWQYVKREEIEEATEDYNKAQENYQIAIDYSSSSIFRFIVQVNLLSLLIERNQFREAQELSSQIYSQKSNISEIPENLKLKFIYAQINLAKSLAYLKQISEKPDKPADNPTINWDKIISLLRELQKEAKKIKINSKTAESYVLGNLGGMYEYLGKLNKAQKATEEALYLAQPSEASNIAYQWQWQMGRLLKQQGKIKEAIASYEAAVKTLESVRGDLLAINSDVQFSFRDNVEPLYRELVDILLSHFPNVADSFTHSIEVSQISEVPNSINYVDSLQLAELENFLRCSLSNKVIILDNKQNIYPTYPTIVPIIMKNQLAVTLSITDSVSNKNKIYFHQEAISSQIVEGTLETLRGDLKIPSKESKVQKSSEQIYNWLIKPFEEYLDVEAKFNDSKIKKLVFLLDGSFKNIPMSVLYNSEKKRYLIERFAVAVAPSLKLLELEPLPKNIHVLRGGLSLEVQHPFKPEKLTSLEGVRQELDGIKSSQLSGEELLDYKFTKENLETKIKTGKFSIIHLATHGEFSSDPNKTYILLSGKTSNKKSLNDSLVPETLYVKDLDNLLRTSQINTNRKTAIKLLVLSACETASGDKRAALGLSGLAIRAGARSTIASLWQADEEATPELMIKFYKQIKENNEISRADALRLAQLSLWESNEEWKIPRYWATFILVGNWL, from the coding sequence ATGGCAAGAAAATGGTCTTTACTTTTCCGTTCAGTGGAATCCTTTTTAAGGCTAACATCTAGGATATTGACAATTTTATGGCGTGGCTGGGGATACTCTCGCCTAGTTGTGGTAATGCTGCTGGGTATATTTATTTTAACTGCAGGAATGCCGGTTGTTTTGTCGCAAATGACTGGTGCAAGTCAAATTGCTCAGAGTTTTGGTAAAAAGCAAAAGTCTGGATTTCAGGATATAAAAAATCAAATCCAGGAAGTTAAGAAATTACAAAATGAAGGACTCTATTATACAGCTTGTAAAACTTTAATTGCTACAGTGCTTCCTTTTTATGCCGGATTAACTTGTGATGATTTAGAGCAAAAATATTGGCAAGAAATCAAAAACAAGATTGACGCTCAAAATAACGATACTCAAGTAATTATTTGGTTCTATTTCGGAGAAATTATGCGTGTGATCGGGGATTTAGAGAAATCAGAAGAAGCCTTAAACAAAGGTTTAAAAGTGGCTAAAAATTTATCATCAGAACAACAAGCAGTCATATATCTTAGCTTGGCTAATACATTTAGAGCCAAGGGGAATTTGGAACGCGATCGCAGGTCATCTCCTGTATATGATTATATGCCTTGGCAGTATGTTAAGCGAGAGGAAATTGAGGAAGCAACAGAAGATTATAATAAGGCACAAGAAAATTATCAAATAGCCATTGATTATAGTTCTTCATCTATTTTTAGATTTATAGTTCAAGTTAATCTGTTGAGCTTATTAATTGAAAGAAATCAATTTAGAGAAGCTCAAGAGCTATCATCTCAAATATATTCCCAAAAATCAAATATATCGGAAATCCCAGAAAATCTAAAACTTAAATTTATTTATGCCCAAATTAATTTGGCTAAAAGTCTAGCTTATCTTAAACAAATTTCAGAAAAACCAGATAAACCTGCTGATAACCCAACAATTAATTGGGATAAAATTATATCTTTATTAAGAGAATTACAAAAGGAAGCCAAAAAAATAAAAATAAATAGCAAAACTGCTGAGTCTTATGTTCTTGGTAATTTGGGTGGTATGTACGAATATTTAGGTAAGTTAAATAAAGCTCAAAAAGCCACTGAAGAAGCGCTATACCTCGCTCAACCTAGTGAAGCATCAAATATAGCATATCAGTGGCAATGGCAGATGGGGCGTTTGTTGAAGCAGCAAGGTAAAATAAAAGAGGCTATTGCTAGTTATGAAGCTGCTGTTAAGACACTTGAATCTGTGCGTGGTGATTTGCTGGCGATTAATTCGGATGTGCAGTTTTCTTTTAGGGATAATGTAGAGCCTTTGTATCGAGAGTTAGTTGATATATTACTCAGTCATTTTCCAAACGTAGCTGATAGTTTTACTCATTCTATTGAAGTCAGTCAAATTTCAGAGGTTCCTAATTCTATCAATTATGTAGACTCTCTTCAACTAGCTGAACTCGAAAATTTTTTACGTTGTAGTTTATCTAACAAAGTTATAATCCTTGATAACAAACAAAATATATATCCTACATATCCTACTATTGTCCCCATAATTATGAAAAATCAACTCGCTGTAACTCTTTCAATTACTGATTCAGTTTCAAATAAAAACAAAATATATTTTCACCAAGAGGCTATTTCTTCACAAATAGTAGAAGGAACCTTAGAAACTCTACGTGGTGATTTAAAAATACCCAGTAAAGAAAGTAAAGTTCAAAAAAGTTCGGAACAGATATATAACTGGTTAATTAAACCTTTTGAGGAATATCTTGATGTTGAAGCTAAATTTAATGATAGCAAGATAAAGAAATTAGTATTTTTGCTGGATGGTTCATTCAAAAACATTCCAATGTCCGTACTTTATAATAGTGAAAAAAAACGTTATTTAATAGAGAGATTTGCGGTAGCCGTGGCTCCTAGCTTAAAACTTTTGGAATTAGAGCCATTACCAAAGAATATTCATGTCTTAAGAGGTGGTTTAAGTCTTGAAGTACAACATCCTTTTAAACCAGAAAAACTTACCTCTTTAGAAGGCGTTCGCCAAGAGTTAGACGGAATTAAGTCTTCACAATTATCGGGTGAAGAGTTATTAGATTATAAATTCACAAAAGAAAATCTCGAAACAAAAATAAAAACAGGAAAATTCTCAATAATTCATCTTGCAACGCACGGTGAGTTTAGTTCAGATCCAAACAAAACTTATATTCTACTTTCAGGAAAAACGTCAAATAAAAAATCCTTGAATGATTCATTAGTACCTGAAACTCTTTATGTAAAAGACCTAGACAACTTACTTCGGACATCTCAAATAAATACAAATCGAAAAACTGCCATTAAATTACTTGTTCTTAGTGCTTGTGAAACAGCATCGGGAGACAAACGAGCAGCTCTAGGTTTATCTGGTTTAGCTATCAGAGCCGGAGCGCGTAGTACTATAGCTTCTCTTTGGCAAGCAGACGAAGAAGCTACACCCGAACTTATGATTAAATTTTATAAACAAATAAAAGAAAATAATGAAATTAGTAGAGCGGACGCATTACGACTAGCTCAATTATCTTTGTGGGAGTCTAATGAGGAATGGAAAATACCACGTTATTGGGCAACTTTTATTTTAGTTGGGAACTGGTTGTAA